A window of Candidatus Methylacidiphilales bacterium contains these coding sequences:
- a CDS encoding gamma carbonic anhydrase family protein, with protein MELDERLQKHLLKTPDLGKAAFVAPNAAIMGDVVLGPDASVWYGCVLRGDIQSIRIGEGTNIQDGSVVHLADDAGVAVGEYTTIGHMAMIHACNVGNECLIGMSATILDYAEIGDQCIIGAGALVTKGSKIPSGSMVMGMPAKVVRPLTEEERKGLRYWAEKYVEVAKGHAKFQQRKPA; from the coding sequence ATGGAACTCGACGAGCGCTTGCAAAAACATTTGCTGAAAACACCCGACCTGGGAAAGGCCGCTTTCGTTGCGCCCAATGCGGCCATTATGGGCGACGTCGTTCTCGGTCCGGATGCCAGCGTCTGGTACGGCTGCGTCCTGCGCGGAGACATCCAATCCATCCGCATTGGCGAGGGAACGAACATACAGGACGGAAGCGTTGTGCATCTGGCCGATGACGCGGGCGTGGCCGTGGGCGAGTACACGACCATCGGGCACATGGCCATGATTCATGCATGCAACGTCGGCAACGAATGCCTTATTGGGATGAGCGCCACCATTCTGGATTATGCGGAAATCGGCGATCAATGCATCATCGGGGCGGGAGCGCTCGTCACGAAGGGGAGCAAAATTCCTTCAGGCTCGATGGTTATGGGCATGCCGGCCAAAGTCGTCCGCCCACTCACAGAGGAGGAACGGAAGGGGCTGCGCTATTGGGCGGAAAAATACGTTGAAGTGGCGAAGGGTCATGCGAAGTTTCAACAACGGAAGCCGGCCTGA